From the Astyanax mexicanus isolate ESR-SI-001 chromosome 9, AstMex3_surface, whole genome shotgun sequence genome, one window contains:
- the rnpepl1 gene encoding aminopeptidase RNPEPL1, with product MSELQRPATLCCCRKVLTVPTKPTEAHRGSALGQCHLVDVASASNFHSFRLRHFHLDLNINFALKRITGWQVLELMPTQPGVQSLVLDAHPSLLIHSIDCKVPGASGGPDHFLTLSYWVEPFTDYGSSLNITLPADVIRLHRAFRVTIRYTTTDGPAIWWLDTELTCGQTQPLVFTQGHSVCNRSFFPCFDTPAVKSTYSATVRVPDGVTVLMSASRSAYSKQDRLFQFSMEYPVPAYLVALVAGDLQHADIGPRSRVWAERCVLACAVSKLGGSVERCLNVAEELFGPYVWGRYDIVFLPPSFPIVAMENPCLTFIISSILESQEFLLIDVIHEIAHGWFGNAVTNATWEEMWLSEGLATYAQRRITTEAYGEALTCLETVFRLDALHRQMRLLGDNNPVSKLQAKFEPGVNPSSLMNLFTYEKGFCFVSYLSQLCGDIKKFDTFLKAYIEQFRFSSVVAQDLLDFFLGFFPELKESCAAQREGLEFERWLNDCGPPLCEPDLSAGVVLTGPVQRLCELWGVEAPDAQAIASFDLSTWSTFQTVLFLDRLLDRSPLPQEVMGLLSSCYSALLDEMNAEVRIRWLQIVVRNCFYPDLPRVRSFLHKHTSRMYTVPLYEDLCGGVMKCFAVEVFYQTQARLHPNLRKALQQILFHTGPPNASATDPQLVDTPTEPPTSGAIALRDVNVSA from the exons ATGTCCGAGCTGCAGCGCCCTGCAACCCTCTGCTGCTGCCGGAAGGTGCTGACCGTGCCCACCAAGCCCACCGAAGCCCACCGGGGCAGTGCCCTAGGGCAGTGCCACCTGGTCGATGTGGCCTCGGCCTCCAACTTCCACAGCTTCCGGCTGAGGCACTTCCACCTGGACCTCAACATCAACTTCGCCCTCAAGAGGATCACCGGCTGGCAGGTTCTGGAGCTGATGCCCACCCAGCCGGGGGTCCAGTCCCTGGTGTTGGACGCCCACCCGTCTCTACTGATCCATTCCATCGACTGTAAAGTGCCTGGGGCATCAGGAGGCCCGGATCACTTCCTGACCCTGTCTTACTGGGTCGAACCTTTCACAGACTACGGCTCCTCTCTCAATATCACCCTGCCTGCTGATGTGATCCGGCTGCACCGGGCTTTCCGGGTCACCATCCGATACACTACCACAGACGGGCCTGCG ATCTGGTGGTTGGACACGGAGTTAACGTGTGGTCAGACTCAGCCGCTGGTTTTCACTCAGGGTCACTCCGTGTGCAATCGTTCATTTTTCCCCTGCTTCGACACGCCAGCGGTCAAAAGCACCTATTCAGCCACCGTCCGG GTTCCAGATGGAGTGACAGTGTTGATGAGTGCCTCCAGGAGTGCGTACTCTAAGCAGGACCGGCTGTTCCAGTTCTCTATGGAATATCCGGTCCCGGCGTACTTGGTGGCTCTGGTGGCTGGAGACCTACAGCACGCCGACATCGGGCCCAG gAGTCGTGTGTGGGCGGAGCGCTGTGTTCTGGCGTGTGCGGTCAGTAAGCTGGGGGGCAGTGTGGAGCGATGTCTTAACGTGGCTGAGGAACTGTTTGGTCCGTATGTTTGGGGAAG GTACGACATTGTGTTCCTGCCCCCCTCGTTCCCCATTGTGGCGATGGAGAACCCGTGCCTAACCTTCATCATTTCCTCCATCCTGGAGAGTCAGGAGTTCCTGCTGATCGACGTTATTCACGAAATTGCTCACGGCTGGTTCGGGAACGCTGTAACTAACGCCACCTGGGAGGAGATGTGGCTCAGCGAGGGACTCGCCACCTACGCACAGAGACGAATCACTACAGAGGCctatg GAGAGGCATTAACCTGTCTGGAGACGGTGTTCCGATTGGACGCTCTGCACAGACAGATGCGTCTTCTAGGAGATAACAACCCAGTGAGCAAGCTTCAGGCCAAGTTTGAGCCAG GTGTGAACCCCAGCAGTCTGATGAATCTGTTTACCTATGAGAAAGGCTTCTGCTTTGTTTCGTATCTCTCCCAGCTGTGTGGAGACATCAAGAAGTTTGACACGTTCCTAAag GCCTATATCGAGCAGTTCAGGTTCAGCAGTGTAGTTGCACAGGACCTGCTGGATTTCTTCCTGGGTTTCTTCCCTGAGCTGAAGGAGAGCTGTGCAGCACAACGAGaag ggctggaGTTTGAGCGCTGGCTGAATGACTGTGGGCCGCCGCTGTGTGAGCCCGATCTCTCGGCCGGGGTTGTTCTGACCGGTCCGGTACAGCGGTTGTGTGAGCTGTGGGGCGTTGAGGCTCCGGACGCTCAGGCCATCGCATCCTTTGACCTCTCCACCTGGAGCACCTTCCAGACCGTGCTGTTCCTCGACCGTCTGCTGGACCGCTCACCCCTTCCCCAAG aggtgatGGGTCTGCTGTCGAGTTGTTACTCAGCGCTGCTGGATGAGATGAATGCGGAGGTGAGGATCCGCTGGCTGCAGATCGTGGTGCGGAACTGCTTCTATCCGGATCTGCCTCGGGTCCGCAGCTTCCTCCATAAACAC ACGTCTCGTATGTACACGGTGCCCCTGTATGAGGATCTGTGTGGGGGGGTGATGAAGTGCTTTGCGGTGGAGGTGTTTTATCAGACTCAGGCCCGTTTACATCCTAACCTCCGCAAAGCACTGCAGCAGATCCTGTTCCACACCGGCCCGCCCAACGCCTCCGCTACCGACCCACAGCTGGTGGACACGCCCACCGAGCCCCCCACCAGCGGGGCCATAGCCCTGAGGGACGTCAACGTCTCCGCCTGA